GGCACGGTCACGCAGGGCCGGTGGCTCTGGCTTGGGTGCGGTCATTGCGGGAAGAATGGGGGGCGAGCGTGTCGGCTGTCAAGTACTTTACGACACAAAGTAAGTTCCGCCACCACTTGCCCCGCAGGACCAGCGGCTCCGACGGCTGCTACTGCGCTTGAGCCTTCCGCGGCGCGAACGCCCGCACGACGCTGGATGTCGAGCCGGCAAGCAGCGCGGGATACGCCAGCGTCAGCGCCCACAGCGGGCCAGGCCCCACCTGCATCGCCGCGCCCACGACCTCAGCGACGCGCGCAACCGGTCCCTGCATCGCTTGAAGGCCCAACAGCAGCGCCCACGAACCCGCGCCGCCAATCCCCGCGAGCACGGGGACCGCAGGATCCGTGCGCCGAATCCAGGTCCACGCCGCCGCCACCACCACGACGGCCGCCCAGCCAAAGGCCCAGGTGCTCAGCGTCATCGCTGCGAGCATCGAGAGAAACCACAGCAGTCGCGGTGACATCAACGGGCCTCCCGCACGACCGGCACGAAGTGCAGCCGGGCAGACGTTTGCGCGGGCTGCAAGGCATCCGCGCTATGCGGCACCCGCAGCTCCGCCAACTCACCGCGCTGCCACAGGGCGATACGATCGGAATAGCGCGGCGAAACCGGATTGCCGCTCTGGCCACCCGGGAACGTGCCCCAGGCGCGGATTTCCGGCGCCAGTTCGACCACGAAGCGCCACGAGGCACCGTGCGTGCCGCCGCTCTCGCTCGGCGAGAGAGTGCCAGGACCCGACGTCACGCTGAGGCCCTCCCAGTTGAAGCCCGGCAGTCGCAGCAGGTGGTTGATCTGCACCTTTCGAACATCGCCCCAGCGCCAGGCGCTCGGGTCCTGGCCGTGCCGCGCCGTCGTCTGCGCCCAGGCATCCCGCAGGGCCGCGAGCAGCACGGCATCGCGGGTCTCGACCTCGCCCGTCGTCTCCAGTCGGTCCCACCACTTGGAGCGCGGCTGCCGCATCAGCTGCACCAGCATCATCTGGCCCGGTGTCGCCACGCGACGCGTCTCATTAGGCAGTACCAACTCGTCCCAGGTCAGCCGCGTGAGCGCGCTGAGCAGCGATTCGAACAGCACCGCGCCCGAAGCGTCCGGGGTGAACTCGGTGTTCCAGTCGGTCAACACCTGCCATGCGCGTCGATCCTCGGCGGACCAATCACCGGCCGCTTCGGCGGCGCTGATGGCGTCGCGCAGCGCGGACACTACGAAGGGCGTGAGCTCGCTACGCGGATCCGTGTGCGCCCGCCGCAGGTCCTCGGGCGTGACGCGTGGATTCGCCCGCAGGATGCTGTTGATGCGCATGGCACGCCAAGGGCTTGGCCAGTCGCTGCCAGCGTAGCCCGAGCGCACGCTCGGGTCCACGGGCTGCTGGTTGGCGCTGGCGAGATAGCCTTGAGCCGGATTGTACGCCTGCGGATACCACTCCAGTGGTCGGTCGCCAATCCAATCGCTGGCGCTCGCACTGCCGTCGAAGATCAGATCGCCGCGTCCGCTGCCTGGGCGGATCGGGTATCGCCCCGTCGACCGGATGCCGATGTTCCCGCTCCGGTCAGCTGTGAGCATGTTCTGCGCCGGCGTGCGATATCCGGCGGTGCGCGCGTAGAAGTCCGCTGAACTCGTCGCGCGCATGGCGCTGCGGAACGCCGATCCTTCGTCGCTTGGGTCTCGGGCGGTCCAGCGCTGCGACATCCAACCCAGTGACGTCTCCAGCAACGGCCCGCGGTGCGTGGCGTACATCGTGTCGCGGGCGATGGTCGTGCCGTCCCCGCGCTGGAACAGCTCTTCTCGTATCTCGAGGTCACGCCACTCGCCATCCACGAGGTACTTGCGCGGTCGCAGGGTGTCGTCCACGGTCTCGCGATAGTAGTCGACCACATCGTTGCCCGTGTTGGTCATCGTCCACGCGACGTCGCGGTTGAAGCCGATCGGCACGATGGGCGCCAGCGGGATGGTCACGCCGTAGACGTCGAGTTCTCCCGGCACCACCAAGTGCGCCTCGTACCAGATGCTTGGCAGCGTGAGCTCGAGATGCGGATCGCCGGCGAGCATGGCGTAGCCGCTGGCGCTGCGTCCCGGGCCCACCGCCCAGTTATTGGATCCCACCACGGCCTCGCCGCGGGTCAAGAGATCCGTGAGATCGTTCAGCTCCGTCTGCGAGGCGGCGAATGGGAGCCGTGTGACGCGCGCCAGTTGGACCACCGCGTCGCGTGTGCGGCGTGCCTCGGCGACCTGGGCGGCGTCCGGTGCGCGCGGGTCCGGAATCGGTCTCGTCGCGAATCG
This is a stretch of genomic DNA from Gemmatimonadaceae bacterium. It encodes these proteins:
- a CDS encoding penicillin acylase family protein; amino-acid sequence: MRTFTSAIAAVALLAALYVGIRPVGPIPPLGALLDPRSGIWAVASTAELPAEQELALPGAAAPVEVRYDDRAVPHIFATSTTDAARALGWVHARDRLFQMELVQRAVAGDLTQLVGERALPLDRSARRLRMAHAANAKWDAVADATTRAEVEAYMEGVNAYIDGMRPQDLPLEYRLLGRQPRRFEPRDTYYLLMRMSQTLSYQESELRFHALAELIGQEAASALLAIDAPIQEPIEPVRGRSAPRFATRPIPDPRAPDAAQVAEARRTRDAVVQLARVTRLPFAASQTELNDLTDLLTRGEAVVGSNNWAVGPGRSASGYAMLAGDPHLELTLPSIWYEAHLVVPGELDVYGVTIPLAPIVPIGFNRDVAWTMTNTGNDVVDYYRETVDDTLRPRKYLVDGEWRDLEIREELFQRGDGTTIARDTMYATHRGPLLETSLGWMSQRWTARDPSDEGSAFRSAMRATSSADFYARTAGYRTPAQNMLTADRSGNIGIRSTGRYPIRPGSGRGDLIFDGSASASDWIGDRPLEWYPQAYNPAQGYLASANQQPVDPSVRSGYAGSDWPSPWRAMRINSILRANPRVTPEDLRRAHTDPRSELTPFVVSALRDAISAAEAAGDWSAEDRRAWQVLTDWNTEFTPDASGAVLFESLLSALTRLTWDELVLPNETRRVATPGQMMLVQLMRQPRSKWWDRLETTGEVETRDAVLLAALRDAWAQTTARHGQDPSAWRWGDVRKVQINHLLRLPGFNWEGLSVTSGPGTLSPSESGGTHGASWRFVVELAPEIRAWGTFPGGQSGNPVSPRYSDRIALWQRGELAELRVPHSADALQPAQTSARLHFVPVVREAR